In the genome of Streptomyces sp. V2I9, one region contains:
- the nucS gene encoding endonuclease NucS: protein MRLVIARCSVDYAGRLTAHLPSAPRLILVKADGSVSIHADDRAYKPLNWMSPPCTLKEGADGDESVWTVVNKAGEKLIITMEEVLHDSSYELGVDPGLIKDGVEAHLQELLADRIEILGEGHTLIRREYPTAIGPVDILCRDAEGRTVAVELKRRGDIDGVEQLTRYLELLNRDPHLAPVRGVFAAQEIKPQARVLATDRGIGCLVLDYDAMRGIEDDKLRLF from the coding sequence ATGCGTCTCGTCATCGCCCGTTGCTCCGTGGACTACGCGGGCCGGCTCACAGCACACCTGCCCTCCGCGCCCCGCCTGATCCTCGTGAAGGCGGACGGAAGCGTCTCCATCCACGCCGACGACCGGGCGTACAAACCGCTCAACTGGATGTCTCCGCCGTGCACCCTGAAGGAGGGCGCCGACGGCGATGAGAGCGTCTGGACCGTGGTGAACAAGGCGGGCGAAAAACTGATCATCACGATGGAGGAAGTCCTCCACGACTCCTCGTACGAGCTGGGCGTGGACCCGGGGCTCATCAAGGACGGGGTGGAAGCGCACCTCCAGGAGCTGCTCGCGGACCGGATCGAGATCCTCGGTGAGGGTCACACCCTGATCCGCCGCGAGTACCCCACCGCGATCGGTCCGGTGGACATCCTGTGCCGGGACGCCGAGGGGCGGACGGTGGCCGTGGAGCTGAAGCGGCGCGGCGACATCGACGGCGTGGAGCAGCTGACGCGCTATCTGGAGCTGCTGAACCGCGACCCGCACCTCGCGCCGGTGCGGGGCGTCTTCGCCGCCCAGGAGATCAAGCCGCAGGCGCGGGTGCTGGCCACGGACCGCGGGATCGGCTGCCTGGTCCTGGACTACGACGCGATGCGCGGCATCGAGGACGACAAGCTGCGCCTGTTCTGA
- a CDS encoding SCO5389 family protein, which translates to MSLDVSPALLEQAERGEVDEADFVDCVRTSLPFAWEMISSLVAQLKVDGGQFADNQTPPPDEQARGQLLRALASDAIRGALQRHFGVRIAFQNCHRVAVFPLDASVDDRLAKFTSVRGQLLNQSPELRDC; encoded by the coding sequence ATGTCGCTCGACGTCTCACCGGCTCTGTTGGAACAGGCCGAGCGAGGCGAGGTCGACGAAGCCGACTTCGTCGACTGCGTCCGGACCTCCCTGCCCTTCGCATGGGAGATGATCAGCTCGCTGGTGGCTCAGCTGAAGGTCGACGGCGGACAGTTCGCCGACAACCAGACGCCGCCCCCGGACGAGCAGGCTCGTGGTCAGCTGCTGCGCGCGCTCGCGAGTGATGCGATACGCGGCGCGCTGCAGCGGCACTTCGGAGTGCGTATCGCCTTCCAGAACTGCCACCGCGTCGCGGTGTTCCCGCTGGACGCCTCGGTCGACGACCGGCTGGCCAAATTCACCTCGGTGAGGGGTCAGTTGCTCAACCAGTCGCCCGAACTACGGGACTGCTGA
- a CDS encoding LLM class flavin-dependent oxidoreductase, with amino-acid sequence MRIGTFVLAAQFPGQGPAEALHRAVRSTEAAEESGLDSVWLAEHHFVPYGVCPSATTLAALLLGRTRRIRVGTAVSVLPNHHPVALAEQAALLHLTSGGRFSLGVGRGGPWVDLEVFGGGLDAYENGFPEALGLVLDWLRKPRVAGRGERFGFREVAVVPRADELLEGPGPAPARGSAGSGALAPGPEVVVACTSPGTVRLAAEQALPMLLGMHCGDEEKAEMVALWRTAAREAGHAPEVVTGAAHVSAGVAQIADDTAAATETLVKAMPGWLRQGLDAHVTVDGRHRVMRDPVAYTELLCGLHPVGPPQLAADRLAATAERTGITRFALLVEGSGDLAATEENVRRLGADVLPLLT; translated from the coding sequence ATGCGCATCGGAACGTTCGTTCTGGCAGCCCAGTTTCCGGGGCAGGGGCCCGCCGAGGCCCTGCACCGGGCCGTCCGGTCCACCGAGGCCGCGGAGGAGAGCGGGCTCGACTCGGTCTGGCTGGCCGAGCACCACTTCGTGCCGTACGGGGTCTGCCCGTCCGCGACGACGCTGGCCGCGCTGCTGCTCGGCCGCACCCGCAGGATCCGGGTCGGCACGGCGGTCAGTGTGCTGCCCAACCACCACCCGGTCGCCCTCGCCGAGCAGGCGGCGCTGCTGCATCTGACCAGCGGCGGACGCTTCTCGCTCGGGGTGGGCCGGGGCGGTCCGTGGGTGGACCTGGAGGTGTTCGGCGGCGGACTCGACGCGTACGAGAACGGCTTCCCCGAGGCGCTGGGCCTGGTGCTCGACTGGCTGCGGAAGCCGCGCGTCGCGGGGCGCGGCGAGCGGTTCGGCTTCCGCGAGGTGGCGGTGGTGCCGCGCGCGGACGAACTGCTGGAGGGTCCGGGGCCCGCCCCGGCGCGGGGCTCGGCGGGGTCGGGCGCCCTGGCTCCGGGGCCCGAGGTCGTGGTGGCGTGCACCTCGCCCGGGACCGTGCGGCTCGCGGCCGAGCAGGCGCTCCCGATGCTGCTGGGCATGCACTGCGGGGACGAGGAGAAGGCGGAGATGGTCGCCCTGTGGCGTACGGCGGCGCGCGAGGCGGGCCATGCGCCCGAGGTGGTGACGGGAGCCGCTCATGTGTCCGCCGGGGTGGCCCAGATCGCGGACGACACGGCGGCGGCCACCGAGACGCTGGTGAAGGCGATGCCCGGCTGGCTGCGGCAGGGGCTGGACGCCCATGTCACGGTGGACGGCAGGCACCGCGTGATGCGGGACCCGGTCGCGTACACGGAACTGCTGTGCGGACTGCACCCGGTGGGCCCGCCGCAGCTGGCCGCCGACCGGCTCGCGGCCACGGCCGAGCGGACCGGGATCACGCGCTTCGCCCTTCTCGTGGAGGGATCGGGGGATCTCGCGGCGACCGAGGAGAACGTCCGGCGGCTGGGCGCCGATGTGCTGCCGCTGCTCACGTGA
- a CDS encoding ATP/GTP-binding protein — translation MSPRRNRPRGGEKPDEHPGAAPGRYGGGGATESWRGEEWSVRPVSGASTLGKRYRCPGCDQEIPSGVPHVVTWPEYGGIDDRRHWHKACWNAKDRRTTRVQRSRNAPRH, via the coding sequence GTGTCCCCGCGCCGCAACCGTCCCCGTGGCGGAGAGAAGCCCGACGAGCATCCCGGTGCGGCGCCCGGCAGATACGGCGGCGGCGGGGCCACCGAGAGCTGGCGGGGCGAGGAGTGGTCGGTGCGCCCGGTCAGCGGCGCGAGCACCCTCGGCAAGCGGTACCGCTGCCCCGGCTGCGACCAGGAGATCCCCTCCGGGGTCCCGCACGTGGTGACCTGGCCCGAGTACGGCGGCATCGACGACCGCCGGCACTGGCACAAGGCGTGCTGGAACGCGAAGGACCGCCGCACCACCAGGGTGCAGCGGTCCCGCAACGCCCCGCGCCACTGA
- a CDS encoding ABC transporter permease subunit produces the protein MTTPATPQAPDAGLPGSYESPIPIRAATLGDAIASEWTKIRSVRATAWTLGVMIALMLTVGPGVAVLLAADRGSGMQSEPVLTLGLFGVLLGSICVITLGVLTIGSEYSTGMIRTTLTACPSRVRVLAAKAIVFASLIFAVTTVTTAVVAVAQTAILPGAGASAGEWTLATVGVGLYVAALGLLALGVGAIVRHSAGAITIMIGVVLLPLVLALFMFAEDLRGLQRFLIDYSIPNQLGGLYGTTMTGTGPTGWEPVLLMLGLAAVVLAGAVAVLNRRDV, from the coding sequence ATGACCACCCCGGCCACCCCGCAGGCGCCGGACGCCGGCCTGCCGGGCTCCTACGAGTCGCCGATCCCGATCCGGGCCGCCACCCTGGGCGACGCGATCGCCTCGGAGTGGACCAAGATCCGTTCCGTGCGGGCCACGGCCTGGACGCTCGGCGTGATGATCGCGCTGATGCTGACGGTCGGGCCCGGCGTCGCGGTGCTGCTCGCGGCGGACCGGGGAAGCGGCATGCAGAGCGAGCCGGTCCTGACGCTGGGCCTCTTCGGAGTGCTGCTGGGCTCGATCTGCGTGATCACGCTCGGAGTGCTGACCATCGGCTCCGAGTACAGCACCGGCATGATCCGCACGACGCTGACCGCCTGCCCGAGCCGGGTCCGGGTGCTCGCGGCCAAGGCGATCGTCTTCGCCTCGCTGATCTTCGCCGTCACGACGGTGACGACCGCGGTCGTGGCGGTCGCCCAGACCGCGATCCTCCCCGGAGCCGGGGCCTCGGCCGGCGAGTGGACGCTCGCCACGGTCGGCGTCGGGCTCTACGTCGCGGCTCTCGGACTGCTGGCGCTCGGGGTCGGCGCGATCGTGCGGCACTCGGCGGGCGCGATCACGATCATGATCGGTGTGGTGCTGCTGCCGCTGGTCCTCGCGCTGTTCATGTTCGCCGAGGACCTGCGGGGCCTCCAGCGTTTCCTGATCGACTACTCGATCCCCAACCAGCTCGGCGGCCTGTACGGCACGACGATGACCGGCACCGGCCCGACCGGCTGGGAACCGGTGCTGCTGATGCTCGGCCTGGCGGCGGTGGTCCTGGCCGGGGCCGTCGCCGTACTGAACCGGCGCGACGTCTGA
- a CDS encoding ABC transporter ATP-binding protein has product MIEAVGLTKRYGAKTAVDDLSFQVRPGAVTGFLGPNGSGKSTTMRMILGLDRPTAGHVTVNGHPYRSLPNAPRLVGALLDAKGVHGGRTARNHLLSLAQLAGIPAARVDEVLGVVGLRDVAKRRTSGFSLGMGQRLGIAAALLGDPRVLLFDEPVNGLDPEGIHWVRNLMKMLAAEGRTVFVSSHLMSEMALTADHLIVIGRGRLLSDMSVTDFISANSADFARVRVPEDGPEERRRLTAALIEAGGRVLSEPGGTLRVTGLPLPRISELAHGCDVRLWELSPHQASLEEAYMRLTQGLVDYRSTDDAKAGLAEPQPLDAYGYPVGGTVDAVPEPVEVAQEGWFAPPPPVPGRSPAPSGPAPGAAPVTVPSPAAVPVSSAGAPGTPASAESTAVETSSATPAGEQTSKDLR; this is encoded by the coding sequence ATGATCGAGGCAGTCGGCCTGACCAAGCGCTACGGCGCGAAGACGGCCGTGGACGACCTTTCCTTCCAGGTGCGGCCGGGGGCCGTCACCGGCTTCCTCGGTCCCAACGGGTCGGGGAAGTCCACGACCATGCGCATGATCCTCGGCCTGGACCGCCCCACCGCGGGTCACGTCACCGTCAACGGCCACCCCTACCGCAGCCTCCCGAACGCTCCGCGTCTGGTGGGCGCGCTGCTGGACGCCAAGGGCGTGCACGGCGGCCGCACCGCCCGCAACCACCTGCTCTCCCTGGCCCAGCTGGCCGGCATCCCGGCGGCGCGGGTGGACGAGGTGCTGGGCGTCGTGGGCCTCCGGGACGTCGCCAAGCGGCGTACGAGCGGCTTCTCACTCGGCATGGGGCAGCGGCTCGGGATCGCGGCGGCGCTGCTCGGCGATCCCCGGGTGCTGCTGTTCGACGAGCCGGTCAACGGTCTCGACCCGGAGGGCATCCACTGGGTCCGCAACCTGATGAAGATGCTGGCCGCCGAGGGCCGGACCGTCTTCGTCTCGTCCCATCTGATGAGCGAGATGGCGCTGACCGCGGACCATCTGATCGTGATCGGGCGCGGCCGGCTGCTCTCCGACATGAGCGTCACGGACTTCATCTCGGCCAACTCCGCCGACTTCGCCCGCGTCCGGGTGCCCGAGGACGGACCCGAGGAGCGCCGGAGGCTGACGGCCGCGCTCATCGAGGCGGGCGGCCGGGTCCTCTCGGAGCCGGGCGGGACCCTGCGGGTCACCGGACTGCCGCTGCCGAGGATCAGCGAGCTGGCCCACGGCTGCGACGTACGGCTGTGGGAGCTGTCGCCGCACCAGGCGTCCCTGGAGGAGGCGTACATGCGGCTGACGCAGGGCCTGGTGGACTACCGCTCGACGGACGACGCCAAGGCGGGCCTCGCGGAGCCGCAGCCCCTGGACGCGTACGGGTATCCCGTCGGCGGGACCGTCGACGCGGTCCCCGAGCCGGTGGAGGTGGCGCAGGAGGGCTGGTTCGCCCCGCCGCCGCCCGTACCGGGCCGGTCCCCCGCGCCGTCCGGCCCCGCCCCCGGCGCGGCTCCGGTGACCGTCCCCTCCCCTGCCGCCGTTCCGGTCTCCTCCGCCGGGGCCCCCGGCACCCCGGCCTCCGCCGAGAGCACCGCCGTCGAGACCTCTTCCGCCACCCCGGCCGGAGAGCAGACCAGCAAGGACCTCAGATGA
- a CDS encoding ABC transporter permease yields MASVPAVLTSEWTKIRSVSSTTWTLISAFVVTVVMGAALSALLNAQFDDLSEAEQATFDPTFVSFSGTILGQLAMVVFGVLVVGTEYSSGMIRTSLAAVPQRATFLFSKITVAGALALVVGLLTSFVSFLLSQAMLGDRGTDLGADNVLRAVVGGGLYMGLIAVFSMGVAAMLRSSMLSLGILMPFFFLVSQILAAVPGAKTVARYFPDQAGSKIMQVVPDAMNSDPAPYGPWGGLGIMALWVLAAVLGGFLVLKKRDA; encoded by the coding sequence ATGGCATCGGTACCCGCGGTTCTCACCTCGGAATGGACCAAGATCCGGTCGGTCTCCTCGACCACCTGGACCCTCATCTCGGCGTTCGTCGTCACGGTGGTGATGGGCGCGGCGCTGAGCGCGCTGCTGAACGCCCAGTTCGACGACCTGTCCGAGGCGGAGCAGGCCACGTTCGACCCGACCTTCGTCAGCTTCTCCGGGACCATTCTCGGCCAGCTCGCCATGGTCGTCTTCGGGGTGCTCGTGGTCGGTACGGAGTACAGCTCCGGCATGATCCGCACCTCGCTGGCGGCGGTCCCCCAGCGGGCGACCTTCCTGTTCAGCAAGATCACGGTCGCCGGTGCGCTGGCCCTGGTCGTGGGGCTGCTCACCAGCTTCGTCTCGTTCCTGCTGAGTCAGGCGATGCTCGGCGACCGGGGCACCGACCTCGGCGCGGACAACGTGCTGCGCGCGGTCGTCGGCGGCGGGCTCTACATGGGGCTGATCGCGGTCTTCTCCATGGGGGTGGCGGCGATGCTGCGCAGTTCCATGCTGTCGCTCGGCATCCTGATGCCGTTCTTCTTCCTGGTGTCGCAGATCCTCGCGGCGGTGCCGGGCGCCAAGACCGTCGCCCGGTACTTCCCCGACCAGGCCGGGTCGAAGATCATGCAGGTCGTGCCGGACGCGATGAACAGCGATCCGGCCCCGTACGGCCCCTGGGGCGGGCTCGGGATCATGGCTCTGTGGGTGCTGGCGGCGGTGCTCGGCGGTTTCCTGGTCCTGAAGAAGCGGGACGCCTGA
- a CDS encoding ABC transporter ATP-binding protein, protein MIELEGLTKRFGSKIAVDHLSFQVRPGIVTGFLGPNGAGKSTTMRMMLDLDNPTSGTVRIDGKHYRDLQEPLKYIGALLDAKAMHGGRSAYNNLLCLAQSNRIPRGRVDEVLDMVGLTAVAKKKSKGFSLGMGQRLGIASALLGDPEILMFDEPVNGLDPEGIHWIRNLMKALAAEGRTIFVSSHLMSEMALTADHLIVIGQGKLLADTSMADFIQENSRSYTRLRSPQWERLRDILHQEGFTAVETAGGVLEIDGASTEELGELAARHQLVLHELSSQRASLEEAFMQMTAGSVEYHAHTERDPAAGPPAVGAGWGETWKQPGSTDGKGA, encoded by the coding sequence ATGATCGAGCTCGAGGGACTCACCAAACGGTTCGGCAGCAAGATCGCCGTCGATCATCTGTCGTTCCAGGTCAGGCCGGGCATCGTGACGGGTTTCCTCGGTCCGAACGGGGCGGGCAAGTCCACCACGATGCGGATGATGCTCGATCTCGACAATCCGACCAGCGGTACGGTGCGCATCGACGGCAAGCACTACCGCGATCTCCAGGAACCGCTGAAGTACATCGGGGCGCTCCTCGACGCCAAGGCGATGCACGGCGGCCGCAGCGCGTACAACAACCTGCTGTGCCTGGCGCAGAGCAACCGCATCCCGCGCGGCCGGGTGGACGAGGTGCTCGACATGGTCGGCCTCACGGCGGTGGCGAAGAAGAAGTCCAAGGGGTTCTCGCTCGGCATGGGCCAGCGGCTCGGCATCGCCTCCGCGCTGCTGGGCGACCCCGAGATCCTGATGTTCGACGAGCCGGTCAACGGACTGGACCCCGAGGGCATCCACTGGATCCGCAACCTGATGAAGGCGCTCGCCGCGGAGGGCCGGACCATCTTCGTCTCCTCGCATCTGATGAGCGAGATGGCGCTGACCGCCGACCACTTGATCGTGATCGGCCAGGGCAAGCTCCTCGCCGACACCTCGATGGCCGACTTCATCCAGGAGAACTCCCGCAGCTACACGCGGCTGCGCTCCCCGCAGTGGGAGCGGCTGCGCGACATCCTGCACCAGGAGGGGTTCACCGCCGTCGAGACGGCGGGCGGCGTCCTGGAGATCGACGGCGCCTCCACCGAGGAGCTGGGTGAGCTGGCGGCCCGTCACCAGCTGGTGCTGCACGAGCTGAGTTCCCAGCGGGCCTCGCTGGAGGAGGCGTTCATGCAGATGACCGCCGGTTCGGTGGAATACCACGCCCATACGGAACGGGACCCGGCGGCCGGACCACCAGCCGTGGGCGCGGGCTGGGGCGAGACCTGGAAGCAGCCCGGCTCCACCGACGGCAAGGGGGCGTGA
- a CDS encoding cellulose-binding protein: MSDPSSPFGFELVRRGYDRGQVDDRINKLVADRDSALARITSLEKRIEELHLETQNAQAQVNDAEPSYAGLGARVEKILRLAEEEAKDLREEARRAAEQHRELAESAAQQVRNDAETFAAERKAKAEDEGVRIVEKAQGEANTLRSDAQKDAQQKREEADALFEETRAKAAQAAADFETNLAKRREQSERDLASRQAKAEKRLAEIEHRAEQLRLEAEKLRTDAERRARQTVETAQRQAEDIVADANAKADRIRSESERELAALTNRRDSINAQLTNVREMLATLTGAAVAAAGSPTDDEPANRGVPAQQTR; the protein is encoded by the coding sequence ATGAGTGACCCTTCCTCCCCCTTCGGCTTCGAGCTCGTGCGACGAGGCTACGACCGCGGTCAGGTGGACGACCGCATCAACAAGCTCGTCGCCGACCGTGACAGTGCTCTGGCCCGAATCACCTCTCTGGAAAAGCGCATCGAGGAGCTGCACCTCGAAACGCAGAACGCCCAGGCCCAGGTAAACGACGCCGAGCCGTCGTACGCCGGGCTCGGCGCCCGTGTCGAGAAGATTCTCCGCCTCGCCGAGGAGGAGGCGAAGGACCTGCGCGAGGAGGCCCGTCGCGCGGCCGAGCAGCACCGCGAGCTCGCCGAGTCGGCGGCCCAGCAGGTGCGCAACGACGCCGAGACCTTCGCCGCCGAGCGCAAGGCGAAGGCCGAGGACGAGGGCGTCCGGATCGTCGAGAAGGCCCAGGGCGAGGCGAACACCCTGCGCTCCGACGCCCAGAAGGACGCCCAGCAGAAGCGTGAGGAGGCCGACGCCCTCTTCGAGGAGACCCGCGCCAAGGCCGCCCAGGCCGCGGCCGACTTCGAGACCAACCTCGCCAAGCGCCGCGAGCAGTCGGAGCGCGACCTCGCGTCGCGTCAGGCCAAGGCGGAGAAGCGTCTCGCCGAGATCGAGCACCGCGCCGAGCAGCTCCGCCTGGAGGCCGAGAAGCTCCGCACGGACGCCGAGCGCCGGGCCCGCCAGACGGTGGAGACCGCGCAGCGCCAGGCGGAGGACATCGTCGCCGACGCCAACGCCAAGGCCGACCGCATCCGCAGCGAATCGGAGCGCGAGCTCGCGGCGCTCACCAACCGCCGCGACTCGATCAACGCGCAGCTGACCAACGTCCGCGAGATGCTGGCGACGCTGACCGGCGCAGCCGTGGCCGCCGCCGGCTCCCCGACGGACGACGAGCCCGCCAACCGCGGCGTCCCGGCCCAGCAGACCCGCTGA